A genomic region of Zea mays cultivar B73 chromosome 6, Zm-B73-REFERENCE-NAM-5.0, whole genome shotgun sequence contains the following coding sequences:
- the LOC118472179 gene encoding uncharacterized protein, with protein MAPTSSSSDTALTLALENQTRSLLAELDKRFTALDSTWEARVAALEPVHSIKGSYGSTDPDALHDLDANTIFLNTGEGPDSDADNFFINIGEGPVGPVVGDTVVGALGDVGVVLDPVVEEVPVDAPTKCLMRVINRGDYYNPDASSAVDMAVVLLADAGCKLLVPPHHPLALPSPHSSRLASHASSPLAGTPPHPRPPPRASLRASPPSRPIRLRGSARCFSRPPLTRRATLARSSPSLHSTAHSSTYREGTGSPLLHLYQVMLICYVFPPNFKGH; from the coding sequence ATGGCACCCACTTCTTCCTCCTCGGACACAGCCCTCACCTTGGCGCTGGAGAACCAGACACGTTCTCTGCTCGCGGAGCTCGACAAGCGGTTCACGGCGCTCGACTCCACGTGGGAAGCGCGAGTCGCGGCGCTGGAGCCGGTTCACAGCATCAAGGGCAGCTACGGCTCCACCGACCCCGACGCACTGCACGATTTGGACGCCAacaccatcttcctcaacaccgGCGAAGGGCCTGATTCGGACGCCGACAACTTCTTCATCAACATTGGCGAAGGGCCCGTAGGGCCAGTTGTTGGCGATACGGTCGTAGGCGCGCTCGGTGATGTGGGCGTTGTCCTAGATCCAGTGGTGGAGGAGGTACCTGTCGACGCGCCCACCAAGTGCTTGATGAGAGTCATCAACCGCGGCGACTACTACAACCCAGACGCTTCCTCCGCCGTCGACATGGCGGTGGTGCTGCTCGCCGACGCGGGCTGCAAGCTCCTCGTCCCGCCGCACCACCCTCTGGCCCTCCCCTCGCCGCACTCTTCGCGGCTCGCCTCTCACGCAAGCTCTCCGCTAGCGGGGACGCCTCCTCACCCTCGGCCCCCACCCCGCGCCTCCTTGAGGGCCTCACCGCCTTCGCGGCCTATTCGCCTACGCGGCTCCGCCAGATGCTTCTCCCGACCGCCCCTCACGCGTCGAGCCACGCTCGCGCGCTCCTCTCCTTCCCTGCACTCCACTGCTCACTCGAGCACTTATAGAGAAGGTACAGGATCACCACTACTCCATCTCTATCAAGTGATGCTGATCTGTTATGTATTTCCACCAAATTTCAAAGGGCACTGA